In Tachysurus fulvidraco isolate hzauxx_2018 chromosome 25, HZAU_PFXX_2.0, whole genome shotgun sequence, the following proteins share a genomic window:
- the LOC113634380 gene encoding uncharacterized protein LOC113634380 yields the protein MKTLYLFLLTLFGVFTQDSKWGVKYPDKPICAVRGFSVSIKCSYYYPQDHQVIQKLWCSMNSNTDKCEDPPYVYNSSSNTKSDFKFTGDDKSDCTLLIHNVQFSYSGEYKFRFITDKDKWTGDPGATLEVTDLKVSLIRLIGNGTLKQGDSLNLTCDVSCTHTSSQFVWSKNNQSLNTSGPVLHFPALTLRDSGDYTCTWGTGETSGSKTISLHVGGESFDQWKIWIIIFIVVVILVIVATVIYLRRKRERGEENTQDGANTHDKQPKPQPSSVPQLDDETLPEEEVTYARVCVKDKKVTQRCANTEQQKEDDNVIYSTVIKS from the exons ATGAAGACGCTGTACTTGTTCTTGCTCACACTGTTCG GTGTTTTCACTCAGGACAGTAAATGGGGTGTGAAATATCCTGATAAACCGATCTGTGCTGTGAGAGGATTCAGTGTCTCCattaaatgtagttattattatcCACAAGATCATCAGGTGATACAAAAGCTTTGGTGCTCGATGAACTCAAACACAGATAAGTGTGAAGACCCACCGTATGTTTATAACAGCTCATCAAACACCAAGTCAGACTTTAAGTTCACTGGAGACGACAAATCAGactgtactttattaatccacaatgtacagttcagttattctgGAGAGTacaaattcagatttattactGATAAGGACAAATGGACAGGTGATCCTGGAGCGACTCTAGAAGTTACAG atttaaaggtgTCACTAATCAGACTCATTGGAAACGGAACCCTTAAACAAGGAGACTCCTTAAATCTGACATGTGATGTgagctgcacacacacttcctcacagttTGTGTGGTCTAAGAACAACCAGAGTTTAAATACATCAGGACCCGTTCTTCACTTTCCTGCTCTAACCCTGAGGGATTCTGGGGATTACACCTGCACTTGGGGAACCGGTGAGACGTCAGGATCTAAAACCATCAGCCTTCACGTGGGGG GTGAAAGTTTTGATCAATGGAAAATCTGGATCATTATTTTCATAGTTGTTGTGATTTTGGTGATCGTGGCCACTGTAATTTATCTAAG GAGGAAACGTGAGAGAGGTGAAGAGAACACACAG GATGGAGCAAACACACACGATAAACAGCCGAAGCCACAGCCGAGCTCTGTTCCTCAACTAGATGATGAAACATTGCCTGAGGAGGAAGTGACTTacgcgagagtgtgtgtcaaAGACAAGAAAGTAACACAAAG GTGTGCCAACACCGAGCAACAGAAGGAGGATGATAATGTCATCTACAGCACTGTCATTAAATCCTGA
- the LOC113634371 gene encoding basigin-like produces MKMLLLVLVLLTLSGVLTQIRDWGVKYPDKPICAVRGFSVSIPCYYSYPSDGYSVVQKLWCSMNSNTDFCKNPPYVYDSSLNTNQSDFEFTGDDKSDCTLLIHNVQFNYSGVYKYRFLTDVNGGKWTGEPGATLQVTDLKVSLIRLSGNGTLKQGDSLNLTCDVNCTHTSSQFVWSKNIQSLNTSGPVLHFPALTLRDSGDYTCTWETNETSGSETISLHVEGENPDQWPVVAVVIAVVLFIILAILGAVIYKRRRKDEPLEDKNEKAGAQTQVKQLPQSNEEVPQQEEVTYATVSIKGNDLNTGHVHAEKPKEDISVIYSSVKIK; encoded by the exons ATGAAGATGCTGCTCCTGGTTCTGGTTCTACTCACGCTGTCCG GTGTTCTTACTCAGATCAGAGACTGGGGTGTGAAATATCCTGATAAACCGATCTGTGCTGTGAGAGGATTCAGTGTCTCCATTCCATGTTATTATTCTTATCCATCAGATGGTTATAGTGTGGTACAAAAGCTTTGGTGCTCGATGAACTCAAACACAGATTTTTGTAAAAACCCACCGTATGTTTACGACagttcattaaacaccaatcaATCAGACTTTGAGTTCACTGGAGACGACAAATCAGactgtactttattaatccacaATGTACAGTTCAATTATTCTGGAGTTTACAAATACAGATTTCTAACTGATGTGAATGGTGGTAAATGGACAGGTGAACCTGGAGCGACTCTACAAGTTACAG atttaaaggtgTCACTAATCAGACTCAGTGGAAACGGAACCCTTAAACAAGGAGACTCCTTAAATCTGACATGTGATgtgaactgcacacacacttcctcacagttTGTGTGGTCTAAGAACATCCAGAGTTTAAATACATCAGGACCCGTTCTTCACTTTCCTGCTCTAACCCTGAGGGATTCTGGGGATTACACCTGCACTTGGGAAACCAACGAGACTTCAGGATCTGAAACCATCAGCCTTCACGTGGAGG GTGAAAATCCTGACCAGTGGCCAGTTGTTGCTGTGGTGATAGCTGTAGTGCTTTTCATCATCTTGGCCATCTTAGGAGCTGTGATTTACAAAAGGAG GAGGAAAGACGAACCTTTAGAGGACAAGAACGAAAAAGCTGGAGCACAAACACAG GTAAAGCAGCTTCCTCAGTCTAATGAAGAAGTGCCACAGCAGGAGGAAGTGACTTATGCGACTGTGTCTATCAAAGGCAACGATCTGAACACGGG GCATGTCCATGCTGAGAAGCCGAAAGAAGACATTTCCGTTATCTACAGttctgtgaaaataaaatga